From the Cyanobacteria bacterium FACHB-DQ100 genome, one window contains:
- a CDS encoding GNAT family N-acetyltransferase, translated as MIRLFRPEDAEQIAQLFHDTVREVNLRDYSIAQVQAWSPDDLNFRDWVTVCSSRFTYVAEEAGLILGFGELEVNGHIDCFYCHKNYQRRGIGRAIYQAIEAKARELDLDRLFTEASITAKPFFQSVGFTVIAEQQVFRRGGTFTNYRMEKNLQVSDRSKL; from the coding sequence ATGATTCGATTGTTTCGCCCTGAAGACGCTGAACAAATCGCGCAGCTATTTCACGATACGGTGCGTGAAGTAAATTTGCGCGATTATTCGATCGCTCAAGTGCAAGCTTGGTCGCCGGATGATCTAAATTTTCGAGATTGGGTGACGGTTTGCTCTAGTCGCTTCACTTATGTTGCTGAGGAAGCAGGACTCATTCTTGGATTTGGTGAACTCGAAGTAAATGGGCACATTGATTGTTTTTACTGTCACAAAAATTATCAGCGACGAGGGATCGGACGGGCAATTTATCAAGCCATCGAAGCAAAAGCAAGAGAATTAGACCTCGATCGCCTCTTTACTGAAGCGAGCATCACGGCAAAGCCGTTTTTTCAGAGCGTTGGCTTTACTGTGATTGCAGAGCAGCAGGTTTTTCGACGGGGTGGAACCTTCACAAACTATCGCATGGAGAAAAACTTGCAAGTGAGCGATCGATCTAAGTTGTAG